Proteins from a single region of Anastrepha ludens isolate Willacy chromosome 5, idAnaLude1.1, whole genome shotgun sequence:
- the LOC128864603 gene encoding zinc carboxypeptidase A 1-like has translation MLLKIGIFFALCLTALSSGERVRYDNYRVYKLNASNNEELALLKRMEDTSDSLLFLDGIHRVNKAVKVVVAPHKLHDFLLILDTNNIENELVEQNLQTALDKDYEQIETRATTPRRWRSYQTLSSTYSWLVTLAKKHAANATLIEGGKSYEKRSILGIKISIQNGKKQKPGIFLEAGIHAREWIAPATATYIINELLTSTDEQIKELAENYDWYIFPHANPDGYVYTHSTDRMWRKTRQPYDTCFGADPNRNWNASWNSVGASSNPCSETFAGSAANSEIEVLSLSNYINSLKNKIKLYISFHSFSQYLLYPYGNTSALPDNVKDYEQVYNATTKAIGNRYGTVYTGGNIYDAIYPAAGSSVDYAYVNAGIRMAFCFELRPNGAFNGNGMELPAEQIKPTGEETLDGIVAMVNEVKSLGYFD, from the coding sequence ATGTTGTTGAAAATCGGTATATTTTTTGCACTGTGCCTAACGGCATTAAGCAGTGGCGAACGTGTACGCTATGATAATTACCGAGTCTACAAGTTGAATGCATCCAATAACGAAGAATTGGCGCTACTGAAACGCATGGAGGACACCAGCGATTCATTGCTCTTCTTAGACGGCATTCACAGAGTAAACAAAGCTGTAAAGGTTGTGGTTGCGCCACATAAGTTGCACGATTTTCTGCTGATATTGGATACAAATAATATTGAGAACGAGTTGGtggaacaaaatttacaaacagcTTTGGACAAGGATTACGAACAGATTGAAACACGTGCCACCACCCCTCGTCGTTGGAGGAGCTATCAAACATTGAGCAGCACTTATTCATGGTTGGTGACGTTGGCGAAAAAGCATGCTGCTAACGCCACCTTGATTGAAGGTGGTAAGAGCTATGAGAAGCGTTCCATATTGGGCATTAAGATCTCGATACAGAAtggaaaaaaacagaaaccagGCATATTCTTGGAAGCTGGTATACACGCGCGTGAATGGATTGCACCCGCTACAGCCACTTATATCATCAATGAACTGTTGACCTCTACAGATGAGCAAATTAAGGAGTTGGCTGAAAATTACGATTGGTATATATTTCCGCATGCCAATCCCGATGGTTATGTGTATACGCATTCGACAGATCGCATGTGGCGTAAGACGCGTCAGCCATATGACACCTGCTTTGGTGCAGATCCTAATCGTAATTGGAATGCTTCTTGGAATTCGGTGGGCGCCAGCAGTAATCCTTGTTCGGAAACATTTGCCGGCAGTGCCGCAAATTCAGAAATCGAAGTGCTATCACTTTCCAATTATATTAACTCGTTAaagaataaaatcaaattgtacatctcatttcattcattttcgcAATATTTGCTTTATCCGTATGGCAACACCTCTGCGCTGCCCGATAACGTCAAAGACTATGAACAAGTGTACAATGCTACCACAAAGGCGATAGGTAACCGTTATGGAACTGTCTATACCGGCGGTAATATTTACGATGCTATCTACCCGGCCGCCGGTTCGAGTGTGGATTATGCCTACGTTAACGCGGGTATCCGTATGGCTTTTTGCTTTGAGCTGCGTCCGAATGGAGCCTTCAACGGTAATGGCATGGAACTCCCCGCTGAGCAGATAAAACCCACCGGAGAGGAGACATTGGACGGGATAGTAGCTATGGTGAACGAAGTCAAGTCTTTGGGCTATtttgattag
- the LOC128864602 gene encoding zinc carboxypeptidase A 1-like produces MWQQLVLIVLIGLATTIQQGTAERIRYDNYQVYQLQPQTAAQLETIKELDGSSDSLLFVDPVHYLGTKINVLVAPQRVTDFLATLQQSDISYELVDENAQKSLDLEELVADPNRRRGEYTWTEYHELNDTYAWLRSLPEKYPEQVSVFVAGRSYEGREILGVKISYASSVDGATKRGIFLEGGMHAREWISPATTTYIINQLLTSTNADVRKMAESFDWYVVPHANPDGFVYTHTTNRMWRKTRTPYNGCFGADPNRNWGFHWNEVGASSNACSDTYAGPRAFSEIETRTLSDYISTLRGKLVLYLSFHSYSQLLLFPYGHTSELPPNYKDLKRVFDVGVTAVSKRYGTRYTGGNVYDAIYPAAGASLDWAYGKLEVPYSYCFELRPSGSYLWSGFRLPAEQIIPTGEEIIDSMLAMIKGIGTL; encoded by the coding sequence ATGTGGCAACAACTAGTACTGATAGTTCTAATCGGCTTGGCAACCACCATTCAACAAGGGACTGCAGAGCGCATACGGTACGACAACTATCAGGTCTATCAGCTGCAACCGCAGACGGCAGCTCAGTTAGAGACCATCAAGGAGCTTGATGGTTCTAGTGACTCGTTACTCTTTGTGGATCCAGTACATTATTTGGGTACTAAAATTAATGTCCTCGTTGCACCACAACGTGTCACCGATTTTTTAGCTACACTGCAGCAAAGCGATATTTCATATGAATTGGTGGACGAGAATGCACAGAAAAGTTTGGATTTGGAAGAGCTCGTAGCTGATCCCAATCGAAGACGCGGTGAATACACTTGGACGGAATATCATGAGCTGAACGATACATATGCTTGGTTGCGTTCACTACCTGAAAAATATCCTGAGCAAGTGAGTGTATTTGTTGCGGGTCGGTCGTATGAAGGACGTGAAATATTAGGCGTAAAGATCTCGTATGCCAGTAGTGTCGATGGTGCAACAAAACGTGGTATTTTCCTTGAAGGCGGCATGCATGCACGTGAGTGGATTAGTCCCGCTACCACAACTTACATCATTAATCAGTTGCTCACCAGCACTAATGCGGATGTGCGCAAGATGGCGGAGAGTTTTGATTGGTATGTGGTGCCCCATGCCAACCCTGATGGCTTTGTGTATACACATACCACAAATCGCATGTGGCGTAAAACGCGTACGCCATACAACGGCTGCTTTGGCGCAGATCCTAATCGAAATTGGGGTTTCCATTGGAATGAAGTCGGTGCAAGCAGTAATGCTTGCTCAGATACATATGCCGGACCAAGAGCATTCTCAGAGATTGAAACGCGCACGCTCTCTGACTACATTAGCACATTGAGGGGAAAATTAGTTTTGTATTTGTCATTCCATTCATATTCTCAACTGTTACTCTTCCCTTATGGGCATACCAGTGAGCTGCCGCCCAATTATAAGGACCTGAAGCGCGTATTTGATGTTGGAGTGACAGCTGTTTCGAAACGGTATGGCACAAGATATACTGGTGGTAACGTGTATGATGCCATATATCCCGCTGCGGGCGCCAGCCTTGATTGGGCTTATGGCAAGTTGGAGGTACCCTACTCATATTGCTTTGAATTGCGTCCTTCGGGTTCATACTTATGGAGTGGATTCCGCTTACCAGCCGAACAAATTATACCCACTGGTGAGGAGATAATAGATTCCATGTTGGCAATGATCAAGGGGATAGGTaccttataa